The region atgaataacatttcaTACCTTCCTTTGGCCCTTGGGTAGATGTCCCCTGAAAAAGGAAGCCGAAAGACAGAACTGAGAATAAAGGCATATTCAAGAGACTGCTAAGCATGCTAATCATGGTTTAACATGTCATTTCTATAGCTGAAGACTGACCTCATCAGCAGACCCATCGATCAGCAATGGCATGGTGTTCATGGGCACATGCAGCTTCATGGGGACAGCAGCtgtagacagaaagagagaaacttTCATATACATTTACAAAGTTTAGCCTACATAAGATACAGTATCTTTTTGAGTGGTAGTTCACTCATTTCCTGTTCAAAAGGCTCCAAATAAAGGGTGTAGCTCTGATAGCCATTAGCTAACACTAGAACTTTACAGGACCGGGTCCTGAGGGGAACATATCGTCTCACCAGCGTGCCCTTGACTCAGCTCCTTCTTCAGGGATTTGCTCTCTTCCTGCAGGTCTTTAATGTCGTTCTTCTGGCCCAGGACGAAGTAGGCCGTCAGAGCCTGACCAGCAATGAGCAGGCAGGCCAAGAGGGTGAAACCAGCTATCTTGAAGGCCCTCTTGTTGGACCCTCTGTGAGGAGACAGAATATAGAAATTGAGAACATGATGGATACTTTATTGCTTTGTTATGAGTCTGATGGATGGGACTTTTCGTATAATTCCGCTATTACAGTAATCAATATAAATGTGTATGTGGCAACAAAGAAAAGAGTTTTGAATCAATTACTAGACCATACTAAATCATACCTTCTTTATGACGGTAAATTATTTTCACAACAAAAATGATGACGTCAGGGGTTGCTGGGCAGACAACCTTTTTAAGTTTAAGGAATTTATCTAGATTCTAAATCACATTTAAACAAAGATAAAATCTATCAGCGTATACATACACAATTTATGTAATCACAGATTAAAACTAATACTGCTCAACAATTTGTATATCTAGATAGGCGTTTGGACAGCGTAGTAGTGATGATCATGCTTTTTAGTTTggcaaaaaaaagtacatttctgtCAGTTTGATCATTGTTTCCTTTCCCCTgggaatacttttttttttttttttacataaaacgACTTCTTTGAAATTACCCTGTAAATGTTAGAAAATTATAATAAAGACATTGACAAGAGAAAAAGGTATGTAATATTCCTTACTCTGCTGTAGTTCCTACATTGATTGCGGTCTGCTCGCTGGAAGCTCCGACGAGGGGCTGTCTCTCTGGCTCAGACATCCTGTAGCAGTCTCTCTGTTACAACCTTTTAAAGGGGGGTTCAATCTGAAATGGCTCACCCAAAACAGACACAGTTTATAACCTGTCCGAGGAGAAGGGAATTTTGAGATTGGTCAAATTCAAGGAAAGTCCCTGATACATAAAATAAACTCAGGTTGGACAGTTTGGTTTCATTAAATGATTTCTGATTGGCTGACTTGATCAGCGTCAGCAGTTGTTGGTGGCATATTTTATGTAACACAAAGAGGAACTACAATATTAGGTGTCTGCAGCAAttcaaccagagaggaagaggcgaagcgaagcataactgggcccaaaatctgtcttctccagcaggtggcatttctttgttttATTCGCTCACCAAGCGAGTTGTTTTTGCTGGAGGTCAATAGGAGTTTTGAATTTGATTAACGAAAAAAGTAATTGCTTATTTGCTACGTATGtcttatttgatctaatatacATTTCGTAATGTTCAGGTTGtcacgagtgtactgatataagtaggacacgtgacatcccagcCACGTTGAGAAAAACACTCAACGCACGGAGTTGTGCCTGTCCACACGCGTATTTTCCCTCTTATTAACTATAATTCATTGTTAGAGCTGCCACTtaagtatctggtcaatataatggataaccTGTGACTAAACCGTAAACAATATACTTGTTAAAGAGATCAAATGGTTAGTTGGAACTTCTAGGGCAGGATTCCTAGAGAGATTAATGCTGGCCTAAAAAACGATTTAAATTAAGATTCTCCATTGACCATGCTTTTTAAGGATTagccttaatctgtgtccgggaaaccagcccATAGAGAAAAGTGAAGTAGGTTTTGTGTTTATGGGACCCAACATTTGAGTATAATACAATCCCTCAATGTGTACTGTTTAGGTATGGATTTACTATTCTTGTCTGGTTTAGAGGTATATTTGTTGTGCACATATTGCTGTATTTAATGTGTCTATTGTTTTTACTATGTACTGCAAAATTAATTGCACCTCAGGGATAATAGACTCTTCTCTAATAAGGGGAATTGTCAGAGAAAATTGGATGGGCATTTACCTGTCTGACAATGGTATTCCCCTAGTAGTGTCACCTTTAGAAATCTCCCAAAGATAATTTACAGTAATTTTACTTTAAAACATGCAAAACATGAACCAGACTTAATTATTTGGAACCAATGATTAGTATATTGGACGAAAGGTCAAAAAGGTGGTCAATGAAGGGTAATAGCCCAAATGAGTTTACACTACAAAGCAGTTACAAAGGTCGCATTCCCCTGCTCagatgttgcatgcatcaacTAATGATTGTGTGCctcatcgactgacagattgctgtAAGATGTTGTTAGCCGGTATGTAAAATACCaaatccaggcgttgtaagatctggcatgcatcagcaacgcctgggcagaggaacgtgAAAAgatctgtgattggtcaaaagacacaTTTGTTGAAAGaagtcagaattgggctgcctgtgtaaact is a window of Salvelinus sp. IW2-2015 linkage group LG5, ASM291031v2, whole genome shotgun sequence DNA encoding:
- the cd74b gene encoding CD74 molecule, major histocompatibility complex, class II invariant chain b; its protein translation is MSEPERQPLVGASSEQTAINVGTTAEGSNKRAFKIAGFTLLACLLIAGQALTAYFVLGQKNDIKDLQEESKSLKKELSQGHAAAVPMKLHVPMNTMPLLIDGSADEGTSTQGPKEGSGSPTQCQLESTGLKPTSIEFFRPQCDEQGNYLLQQCLDATPLCWCVDASGKQLSGTVTSGPARCGATSALNHVMAIPDVMLSDE